From a single Clostridium isatidis genomic region:
- a CDS encoding O-antigen ligase family protein, with amino-acid sequence MNKNININNKYSIMIILMLTPIIDIIYTVNYHIINFKVPIHLVLRMIILLYILFNIRYINHIKYLLILSMILVCGFIYPKIMGYPFSFIDNLSYSMKIVNMIASGMYFFEVLKNKVVDEDYFIKCINLSTIIIGASIVFSNIFNIGLKTYLDKPISGYKGFFVIHNSITAVLLIVIPINFLYFLKKKNKYIFILLLLNIVAVMQIGTKSGMIGAAFEIIVSLMYFIFYYGVPYNIKNLNKRVIKILLIILILFFIASVSFVNNFINKQKENFKHTGYSNFISYILSNRDLQIKYINEEIKNNLNHNPKYFFGMGVKYANKVVNEGKKEFEIIEMDFEGIKIYSGYLAFIVISIFLLDTIINILISIKKGKKITNKVFVLLAIFMGLVHAAFGGHVLYEGITGTYLGAVIGLSRFYSDDASKIKILSKFIGSN; translated from the coding sequence TTGAATAAAAATATTAATATAAATAATAAATATTCAATAATGATAATATTAATGTTAACTCCTATTATAGACATAATTTATACTGTTAATTATCATATAATTAATTTTAAAGTGCCTATTCATTTAGTATTAAGGATGATTATTTTACTATACATATTATTTAATATAAGGTATATAAATCATATTAAATATTTATTGATTTTAAGTATGATATTGGTATGTGGGTTTATTTATCCAAAGATAATGGGCTATCCATTTAGTTTTATAGATAATTTATCATATTCTATGAAGATAGTTAATATGATAGCTTCGGGGATGTATTTTTTTGAAGTGTTAAAAAATAAAGTGGTTGATGAGGATTATTTTATAAAGTGTATAAATTTATCTACGATTATTATAGGAGCTAGTATTGTTTTTAGTAATATATTTAATATAGGATTAAAAACATATTTAGACAAACCAATTTCTGGATATAAGGGTTTTTTTGTAATTCATAATTCAATAACAGCTGTATTATTGATTGTAATACCTATAAATTTTTTATATTTTCTAAAAAAGAAGAATAAGTATATTTTTATATTACTATTATTAAATATAGTTGCTGTAATGCAAATAGGAACAAAATCTGGAATGATAGGTGCAGCATTTGAAATTATAGTTTCTTTAATGTATTTTATTTTCTATTATGGTGTTCCTTATAATATAAAAAATTTAAATAAAAGAGTTATTAAAATTCTTTTAATTATCCTTATATTATTTTTTATAGCTTCAGTTTCTTTTGTTAATAATTTCATAAATAAACAAAAGGAAAATTTCAAACATACAGGATATAGTAATTTTATTAGCTATATTTTATCGAATAGAGATTTACAAATAAAATATATAAATGAAGAAATAAAAAATAATTTGAATCATAATCCAAAATATTTTTTTGGAATGGGTGTAAAGTATGCTAATAAAGTTGTTAATGAAGGAAAGAAAGAATTTGAAATTATCGAGATGGATTTTGAAGGAATAAAAATATATTCTGGTTATTTAGCTTTCATTGTTATATCAATTTTTTTACTTGATACAATTATTAATATTTTAATATCGATTAAAAAAGGAAAGAAAATAACTAATAAAGTGTTTGTTTTACTTGCAATATTTATGGGATTAGTACATGCTGCTTTTGGTGGACATGTATTATATGAGGGAATAACAGGTACATATTTAGGTGCAGTAATTGGATTAAGCAGATTTTATTCTGATGATGCATCAAAGATAAAAATTTTAAGTAAATTTATAGGATCAAACTAG
- a CDS encoding glycosyltransferase translates to MNILFITNLLPYPLDNGGKIKTYNVIKSLAKENSVDMICFFEEDNDLNNIGELNKLINKIYTFPKKLTTRKNKREMFIKAVLSIFSKYPYSVYKYKEKDVKSKLDEISDNYECIYIDHLQLAVYLDDIKDFSGKLILDEHNCESIIIKRYYEKEKNIIKKLFLLLELIKLKKFEAKVINKVDRILALSEEDKTQMIKLSKADEEKFTVIPILVENNFEKNIDIVNLQNKIKVMFLGTLTWYPNIQGIKWFLENVFNKVKDDIELYIVGKDPDTELLELCKNLNNVTITGYVEDVNQYYEICDVMIVPIFIGSGLRVKILEALGKGIPVISTEIGCEGIEVKDYENILIANDADEFVKKLKEITNKDLYRKISKNGQLLYKDNYSFEAISNKINRSISFEGDFTNE, encoded by the coding sequence ATGAATATTTTATTTATTACAAACTTGTTACCCTATCCATTAGATAATGGAGGCAAAATAAAAACATATAATGTAATAAAATCATTAGCTAAAGAAAATTCTGTAGATATGATTTGTTTTTTCGAAGAAGATAATGATTTGAATAATATAGGAGAATTAAATAAATTAATTAATAAAATATACACATTTCCTAAAAAATTGACTACAAGAAAAAATAAAAGGGAAATGTTTATTAAAGCTGTCCTAAGTATTTTTTCTAAATATCCATATAGTGTATATAAATATAAAGAAAAGGATGTTAAAAGTAAGTTAGATGAAATTTCTGATAATTATGAATGTATATATATAGATCATTTACAATTAGCTGTATATTTAGATGATATAAAAGATTTTTCAGGTAAATTAATATTAGATGAACATAATTGCGAAAGTATTATTATAAAAAGATACTATGAAAAAGAAAAAAATATAATTAAAAAATTATTTTTACTTCTAGAATTAATCAAATTGAAAAAATTTGAGGCCAAAGTAATTAATAAAGTTGATAGAATATTAGCATTATCAGAAGAGGATAAAACTCAAATGATAAAATTATCAAAAGCTGATGAAGAAAAATTCACAGTAATTCCAATTCTAGTTGAAAATAATTTTGAAAAAAATATAGATATAGTTAATTTACAAAATAAAATAAAAGTTATGTTTTTAGGTACATTGACTTGGTATCCTAATATACAAGGAATAAAATGGTTTTTAGAGAATGTATTTAATAAAGTAAAAGATGATATTGAATTATATATAGTTGGAAAGGATCCAGATACTGAATTACTAGAGCTTTGTAAGAATCTTAATAATGTAACTATAACTGGCTATGTAGAAGATGTTAATCAATATTATGAAATTTGTGATGTTATGATTGTTCCTATTTTTATTGGAAGTGGTTTAAGAGTAAAGATATTAGAAGCATTAGGAAAAGGAATTCCTGTTATTTCAACTGAAATTGGATGTGAGGGTATAGAGGTTAAAGATTATGAGAATATATTAATAGCTAATGATGCAGATGAGTTTGTAAAAAAGTTAAAAGAAATAACTAATAAAGATTTATATAGAAAGATTTCTAAAAATGGACAATTACTATATAAAGACAATTATTCTTTTGAGGCTATTAGTAATAAAATAAATAGAAGTATTAGTTTTGAAGGAGATTTTACTAATGAGTAA